Genomic DNA from Armatimonadota bacterium:
CGGGAGGATCTGGGAGAGGAGCCCGGTTTCGTCCAATAGCCGGAGCCCGCGAGCGCGGCGGGGACCGGTGAGGAGGCGTGCGAGCTCGTCCCGGATTCGCTCCCAGCTCGTGGTGCGGATGCGATCCGCCAGGGCCCGGATGGCCTGCAGCGTATCCGGCTCGATCTCGAAATCGAGCTCGCATGCAAGCCGCACCGCCCGCAGCATCCGGAGCCGGTCCTCCTGGAAGCGCTCCCGGGGATCTCCGATGGTACGGATCCGCCGCCGCAGGAGATCCTGCTGTCCACCGACCCAGTCGTAAAGGGTACCGGTGAGGGGATCGTACAGCAGCCCGTTAATGGTGAAGTCCCGTCGGGCCACGTCCTCGCGGGCAGAGCTGTAACGCACTTCCGAGGGATGCCGGCCATCGAGATACGGGCCCTCCACTCGGAAGGTGGCCACCTCGACCCAGTGATCCCCCATCCGCACGCGGACCACGCCAAAGGCCACCCCCACGGGGAAGGCATGGGGGAACAGGTGCAGGACCTCTTCAGGCCGGGCGGAGGTGGCCACATCATAGTCCTTGGGGGTTCGCCCGAGAAGCAGGTCCCGGACGCACCCCCCTGCCCAGTACGCCTCGTACCCGGCTTCCCGGAGGCGCCGGACGACCTCCCGGGCGGACTCCGCGGGGCTCAGCGTTCCTCCAGCTCCTCCAACCGGCCCAGCATCTCCTCCCGTTGCTCCTGAGCCGCCTCCTTGCCCCGCACGATGGCCTCCCGGACCCGCTCGGCCCCCTGCTCCACCACCTCCCGGCCCCGCTGGAGCACCGTCTCCGCGGTATCGCGGACCCGCTCCGTAAGGGTCTGGGTTCCCTCCCGCAACCGGCCCGCGAGCTCCTCCGTCCGTTCCTTCAACCGGTGGCGCACCCGCTCCCCGGGTTGGGAGGTCAGCAGCAACCCCAACCCGATCCCCACCAAGGCACCCACCACGAATCCGCTGAGGAAATCGGAACGCTCCGCCATCCCGCATCCCTCCTCTATCCGGTGTAGACAGGCACCGCCACGGCCTGCTCGAACCGCTCCCCCCCCACGGTGCGTACCCGGCGCACCACGCCTCCGCCCAGCACCTCCTCCCCTTGGTAGAGGCAAGCCACTTGCCCCGCGTTCGTGGCCCAGGGAGGATTCCAAAACCGCACCCGCACCGTGTCCCCCCGGCACTCCACCTCTCCCGGGACATCCTGGGCGCCGTGGCGCAGACGCACGGTCGCTGCGAACCGACTGGCCGGGGGCTGCCCCTGTACCCAGGACACCTCCTCCAGCTCCACCTCCGTGGCCCGCAGATCCGCTTCTTCTCCGACCACGAGGGCGTTGCGGTCCGCCAGGATGGCCACCACATACCGGGGCTTGCCCGTGGCGAGACCGAGTCCCCGGCGCTGTCCCACGGTGTACCGGGCAATTCCCCGGTGCGTCCCCAGGAGTCTGCCCTCCGTGTCGTAGATGGGGCCCGGCCGAAGGGCCTCCGGGGCGAACCGGGCCACCACCTGGGTGTAGTGTCCCCGGGGCACGAAACAGATCTCCTGGCTTTCGGGCTTGTCCGCCACACAAAGCCCCAGACGCCGGGCCACCTCCCGGACCTGGGGCTTTGTGAGCTCCCCGACCGGGAGGAGCAACCGCGCGAGCTCCCGCTGGGTGAGGGCGTAGAGGACGTAGGACTGATCCTTGGCGCGATCCACGGCGCGCAGGAGCCGGAACCGTCCTGCTTCACGGTGCACCCGGGCGTAGTGGCCCGTCGCGAGGTAATCCATCCCCAGGGCAGCCACCTTCTCGAGCAGCAGGGAGAACTTGATGCGCCGATTGCAGGCCACGCAGGGGTTGGGAGTCCGGCCCTGGGCATAGGCCTCCGCGAAGGGGCGGATCACGGCGGCCTCGAAGGCTTCCCGCAGGTTCAGGACGTAGTGGGGGATGCCCAACCGGCGCGCCACGGCCCGGGCATCCTCCACCGCCCCGATCCCGCAGCACCCGGAGCCCGCCTCCTCCGCGGGGAGCCAGCTGGGCCACAGGTTCATGGTGAGGCCCACCACCTCGTGCCCGGCCTCCACGAGGAGGGCCGCGGCCACCG
This window encodes:
- a CDS encoding YtxH domain-containing protein, which translates into the protein MAERSDFLSGFVVGALVGIGLGLLLTSQPGERVRHRLKERTEELAGRLREGTQTLTERVRDTAETVLQRGREVVEQGAERVREAIVRGKEAAQEQREEMLGRLEELEER
- the mnmA gene encoding tRNA 2-thiouridine(34) synthase MnmA — encoded protein: MARVAVAMSGGVDSSVAAALLVEAGHEVVGLTMNLWPSWLPAEEAGSGCCGIGAVEDARAVARRLGIPHYVLNLREAFEAAVIRPFAEAYAQGRTPNPCVACNRRIKFSLLLEKVAALGMDYLATGHYARVHREAGRFRLLRAVDRAKDQSYVLYALTQRELARLLLPVGELTKPQVREVARRLGLCVADKPESQEICFVPRGHYTQVVARFAPEALRPGPIYDTEGRLLGTHRGIARYTVGQRRGLGLATGKPRYVVAILADRNALVVGEEADLRATEVELEEVSWVQGQPPASRFAATVRLRHGAQDVPGEVECRGDTVRVRFWNPPWATNAGQVACLYQGEEVLGGGVVRRVRTVGGERFEQAVAVPVYTG